In Sporosarcina psychrophila, a genomic segment contains:
- a CDS encoding PadR family transcriptional regulator, protein MKMEKIIKSYSPMTETAFYILLSLTKPRHGYGVIKYVEELTEGRLILGSGTIYGTLTKMQRDGIITVYADEKRKTIYEITDVGKGLMRHEMGRLKELHTNAMKHEGGFQ, encoded by the coding sequence TTGAAAATGGAGAAAATTATTAAATCATATAGTCCGATGACAGAAACGGCATTCTATATTTTGCTATCACTTACGAAACCACGCCACGGCTACGGTGTTATTAAGTACGTGGAAGAATTGACAGAGGGCCGACTTATCCTTGGATCCGGAACAATTTACGGCACGCTGACGAAAATGCAGCGAGATGGAATCATTACGGTCTATGCAGATGAAAAGCGCAAAACAATATATGAAATTACGGATGTTGGAAAAGGACTCATGCGCCACGAAATGGGACGGCTGAAAGAATTGCACACAAATGCAATGAAACACGAGGGGGGATTCCAATGA
- a CDS encoding thiol-disulfide oxidoreductase DCC family protein, which produces MKRIILFDGVCNFCDASVQFIIKRDPANHFQFTSLQSEKGLELTKKYAIPEDVDSLVLIENGKAFTKSSAALRIAKKLDGLWHLFFLFILVPRKIRDGVYNYVAKNRYKWFGKKEDACMLPSPEQRKRFI; this is translated from the coding sequence ATGAAAAGAATTATTTTATTTGACGGTGTTTGTAATTTTTGTGATGCAAGTGTGCAGTTCATTATAAAGCGAGATCCTGCCAATCATTTTCAATTTACTTCATTACAAAGCGAAAAAGGACTGGAACTCACGAAAAAATATGCTATCCCGGAAGACGTTGACAGCTTGGTTTTGATTGAAAACGGTAAAGCGTTCACCAAGTCTTCAGCAGCGCTCCGTATCGCAAAAAAACTGGACGGATTATGGCATCTATTCTTCCTATTTATACTCGTACCACGTAAAATCCGTGACGGCGTATATAACTACGTCGCTAAAAATCGCTATAAATGGTTTGGCAAGAAAGAAGATGCGTGTATGTTGCCATCGCCAGAACAGCGGAAACGCTTTATTTAA
- a CDS encoding DUF779 domain-containing protein, which produces MTERVLATDAALELIAFLEEKHGPLMFHQSGGCCDGSSPMCYPNGELIIGDQDVLLGTIGETPFYMHKNQFEYWRHTQLIIDVVNGRGGMFSLEGVEGKRFLTRSRAFTAEENKELQV; this is translated from the coding sequence ATGACGGAACGCGTACTCGCAACCGACGCTGCACTGGAACTCATTGCGTTTTTGGAAGAGAAACACGGTCCACTCATGTTTCACCAGTCGGGCGGCTGCTGTGATGGATCATCGCCAATGTGTTATCCGAATGGGGAACTGATTATAGGTGATCAGGATGTCCTACTTGGTACTATTGGTGAAACACCGTTTTATATGCACAAAAACCAATTCGAGTATTGGAGGCATACACAGCTAATCATTGACGTTGTCAACGGTCGCGGTGGCATGTTTTCACTCGAAGGTGTCGAAGGCAAACGCTTTTTGACCAGGTCACGTGCGTTTACGGCTGAGGAAAACAAAGAGCTACAGGTGTAA
- the adh gene encoding aldehyde dehydrogenase, with amino-acid sequence MVQAVENQIYAFPNTEGAKVNFKERYDNFIGGKWTAPVKGEYFDNVTPVTGKVFTEVARSTAEDVELALDAAHAAKDAWGKTSVTVRANTLLKIADRIEQNLEMLAVAETWDNGKAVRETLNADLPLAIDHFRYFASAIRAQEGGVSQIDDDTVAYHFHEPIGVVGQIIPWNFPILMAVWKLAPALAAGNCVVLKPAEQTPASILVLVELIEDLLPPGVLNVVNGFGLEAGKPLASSSRIGKIAFTGETTTGRLIMQYASQNAIPVTLELGGKSPNIFFEDIMDEDDSFLDKAVEGFVMFALNQGEVCTCPSRALIQESIYDKFMDRAIERVKAIKTGNPLDPTVMMGAQASTEQLEKILSYLDIGKQEGAECLIGGEQNQLEGDLKDGYYVKPTVFKGNNKMRIFQEEIFGPVVSVTTFKTKEEALEIANDTLYGLGSGVWTRDMNTAYRFGRGIQAGRVWTNCYHMYPAHAAFGGYKASGVGRENHLMMLSHYQQTKNMLVSYSENKQGFF; translated from the coding sequence ATGGTACAAGCGGTAGAAAATCAGATTTATGCTTTTCCGAATACGGAAGGTGCGAAAGTAAACTTTAAAGAACGCTACGATAACTTTATCGGTGGAAAATGGACAGCGCCGGTTAAAGGGGAATACTTTGATAACGTGACGCCGGTAACGGGGAAAGTATTTACAGAAGTAGCACGCTCGACTGCAGAGGATGTTGAACTTGCGTTGGATGCGGCACATGCTGCAAAAGATGCTTGGGGCAAAACGTCTGTTACGGTACGTGCGAATACGTTACTGAAAATTGCTGATCGCATTGAACAAAACTTAGAAATGCTAGCTGTTGCTGAAACGTGGGATAACGGCAAAGCGGTTCGTGAAACATTGAATGCAGATCTGCCGCTTGCTATCGACCATTTCCGCTATTTTGCTAGTGCAATCCGTGCGCAAGAAGGTGGAGTTAGTCAGATTGACGACGATACTGTAGCGTACCATTTCCATGAGCCAATCGGTGTCGTTGGACAGATTATTCCATGGAACTTCCCTATTCTGATGGCGGTATGGAAACTAGCACCAGCACTTGCTGCAGGAAACTGTGTCGTGCTGAAGCCTGCTGAACAGACACCGGCATCAATTCTTGTACTTGTAGAATTGATAGAAGATCTATTACCTCCGGGTGTTTTGAATGTCGTGAACGGTTTTGGTCTTGAAGCAGGTAAACCGCTTGCATCGAGCTCACGTATTGGGAAAATTGCATTCACAGGTGAAACGACAACGGGACGTCTGATTATGCAATACGCTTCACAAAACGCAATCCCTGTCACACTCGAATTAGGTGGTAAATCACCGAATATCTTCTTCGAAGACATTATGGACGAAGACGATTCGTTCTTGGACAAAGCAGTAGAAGGCTTCGTCATGTTTGCACTGAACCAGGGTGAAGTATGTACATGCCCATCGCGTGCATTGATTCAAGAATCCATTTACGATAAATTCATGGACCGCGCAATTGAGCGTGTAAAAGCGATTAAAACAGGAAATCCGCTTGATCCGACTGTCATGATGGGTGCGCAAGCGTCAACTGAACAGTTGGAGAAAATTCTTTCCTATCTAGATATCGGCAAACAGGAAGGTGCGGAATGCCTGATTGGCGGAGAGCAAAATCAGCTTGAAGGCGATTTGAAAGACGGCTACTACGTCAAGCCAACTGTCTTTAAAGGGAATAATAAAATGCGGATTTTCCAAGAAGAAATCTTTGGCCCTGTCGTTTCGGTTACAACATTCAAAACAAAAGAAGAAGCGCTTGAAATTGCGAACGATACGCTATACGGCTTAGGTTCGGGTGTCTGGACACGCGACATGAATACGGCATATCGTTTCGGCCGCGGCATCCAAGCGGGGCGGGTCTGGACGAACTGTTATCACATGTACCCAGCGCATGCTGCATTCGGTGGTTACAAAGCGTCCGGTGTTGGACGTGAAAACCATTTAATGATGTTGAGCCACTATCAACAAACGAAAAACATGCTTGTTAGCTACAGCGAAAACAAACAAGGTTTCTTTTAA
- a CDS encoding DUF2812 domain-containing protein — MTAKKWRPFWSYDVEKTERWLSEMAEDGMQLTDVNRLTRVFSFEQGHREIVQHHIIYDKLQVDLPSSLEDSGWEIEVTEGNWIIVKNEEDDIHVFPSREGVLKRNRLHMYVISVLAVMNAIPLTSMTLAFIPFLFGFGGEIVGSPLWAITALFALQGIATIVLAIYIQRKLRSFEIEYFEIQTDTDMRIGKTFVKLRIGWMYAPDLLEKWLSEMAAEGNHLVRVTGSGTRFHFVEGEAENVSYIYDFQPKVAHAYYTIHKSAGWQLKFTSSFTFMKYTLWAKPYEAGDKMPRLTYDEVERKGQVRRIMIMNGIMASYSVALLTFVLWMNININIDYDRSLVHKVILAFLIASSISPLFLVTRVFLYYRRMRNAGVQD; from the coding sequence ATGACTGCGAAAAAATGGAGACCATTTTGGAGTTATGATGTGGAAAAGACAGAACGTTGGTTATCTGAAATGGCTGAGGATGGAATGCAATTAACGGATGTTAATCGCCTGACGCGGGTGTTTTCATTTGAACAAGGACACCGTGAAATAGTGCAACATCATATTATATATGACAAGCTACAGGTGGATTTGCCTAGTTCGCTTGAGGATTCTGGATGGGAAATTGAAGTGACGGAAGGTAATTGGATAATCGTCAAGAACGAAGAGGATGATATCCATGTATTTCCGTCGCGTGAAGGTGTACTGAAAAGAAACAGACTTCATATGTATGTTATTTCGGTGCTTGCTGTTATGAATGCTATTCCACTAACCTCTATGACATTGGCCTTTATACCATTTCTATTTGGCTTTGGGGGTGAAATCGTGGGAAGCCCTTTGTGGGCGATTACTGCATTGTTCGCGCTCCAAGGAATCGCGACGATTGTGCTCGCAATCTATATCCAGCGGAAATTGAGGTCATTTGAAATCGAGTACTTTGAAATCCAAACGGATACAGATATGCGAATAGGCAAAACGTTCGTCAAGCTTAGAATTGGCTGGATGTACGCACCTGATCTTCTTGAAAAGTGGCTTTCTGAAATGGCAGCTGAAGGGAACCATCTTGTTCGAGTAACAGGTTCGGGAACAAGGTTTCATTTTGTGGAAGGTGAAGCGGAAAATGTATCGTATATATATGACTTTCAACCAAAAGTGGCGCATGCCTACTACACAATTCATAAAAGCGCGGGGTGGCAATTGAAATTCACATCATCTTTTACGTTTATGAAATATACTCTTTGGGCAAAACCATATGAAGCTGGCGACAAGATGCCGCGCTTAACGTACGATGAGGTGGAACGAAAAGGGCAAGTGCGAAGAATAATGATTATGAATGGTATTATGGCGAGTTATTCAGTCGCATTGCTGACATTTGTGTTATGGATGAATATTAATATTAATATTGATTATGATAGATCTCTCGTCCATAAAGTTATACTGGCTTTTCTGATTGCCAGTTCCATCAGCCCACTCTTTCTAGTGACTCGAGTGTTTCTATACTACAGAAGAATGCGTAATGCAGGAGTTCAAGACTAA